Genomic segment of Eupeodes corollae chromosome 2, idEupCoro1.1, whole genome shotgun sequence:
AAGCACTTCAATATTATTCTTACTTATTTGTCtggaataaaatattatttaaatgttagtttaattgaaatataaaaatttaacatttccttagtaagttattttataataaatactcaaagttggtgaaTTTATCTTACatgaaattttaacattaaaccTGACACCAAAGAAGAAGTCTGATTAAAAAAACCCCATTTCAATACTGTGCCCGTAATTTCGTCCATACACATACGGACATATATAACAACCACCCATAGTCTATATAGGCAAAAGCTGGTATagctttcaattattatttaccACAGtggatatttaataaataatttattgcatacaaattatttattgaggtcaaactgatttttgtttgtattattttgcatttaattggAAAAGGTTAAATGTGAGAAGATTAACGAATATTCTATAATTGTGCTAATGAAATGTAATTTCATGGAACTTTTacttatatataaaattcaataaataggaacatacaaatatttgtatagtaTGCTGTGggttctgaaaaataaaaaccgtaaGCTGCTCGCAGTTTAGTCGGACGAAAAAATTTGATTATAAGGGTAGAAATTATGACTATATGTGACCGAATagtttaactttttgtaaatttttaataacttcataATACgtgtttgttgaaaatttgttgCATAGTGAAAATGGTTGCAGGACCATGTGAAAGGAAATAATTGAactcagtttttaatttgtttttatttgaaagccttgtatttaaaataaaaaaatgtagctCTTGTAAGCTTAAGTGAggtgtatgtacaaaatacaagtcttctaataaacaaattaaaataaattaaaattaaacttttacaaatgtattaataaaattgtcaatAACATTGTAATCGACAAATGGAGCCATATTAGGTGCCCTTAGTTTAAGTGCAAGATATCCACCGGAACCCTTCACAGAATGATGATACATTCCAACTCCTCCAACAGGTGCAGCTGGACTAGTAAAAACGCTTCTTGTGTCCAAAAATGGAACAGTAGAAATACCGAATTCTTTTTTCATGTCGGTATGTTGGAGCCTTACATGGTAAGGCCTATTCGCTAATGGTTGCTTGGAAACTTGAGTTTCAGCCTCAGAAAATTTATCAGGACTTTCACTTCCTGCTAGTGGAATTTCACTCCTGTAAAATGGATCAACATTATGTTAATTTTCCAAAGCCTATTtgcaataaatgtttgtttcttaCGATTTTGCACCTGGATACCATTGCTGTCCAATTCGTTCAGACGTTATTCCGTTAATATATAATCCAATTAGTccttcttctttgtttttcagCTTAAATTGAATTGCTAataaaaagtgaagaaaaaaacCATTTCAGTTAATATTCTGAAATAAACTGTACAAATaaagtatgtttaaaaatcttactttttaaatattggttcGGTGGCAATTCGACATCACCAAGCTCGAAATTCTTAACTTTGGAATCGAAATATAAAACTTCATCTGATTTTGGTTGCTCTGTCCAATAGAGGTAATCTGTGTTCACGTTCAATTCATCTACGAATGGTGCCTCTTGAATTTCAATATGAATAATATTTTCCTTAACTACAAATCGTGCTCCAGTGATTacgctataaaataaaaaataagagtatgttaatattttacaaagagAAACATGAGTTTGttattgttgtgttttgttACTCAAAATTTACTTCGATAAACTCACTTTCCTTCTTCAGCACTAACAACTTTAGTAGAAACTCCGGCAATGTTCTTTCTGTAAGCCGTGCAGAATTCTGTGACACAATCCTCATTAGAGAAATATTCCCGCTTTACTAGTCCAGGTGTCGATACACTTCGTCCCAATGTTTGATCATCTCCGTATATTGGTCGATTGAACAAGTACATGAAAGGCCAGTCAGTGTTTTTCGGCTATagttgaaaaaagaataaagctttcaaataaattcataCAAACTTTCAGAAGAGAATATATTTACATCAACGAAAGCCTTCACAAGTCCAGGAACTTTCAAACCAGCGCGTGTACagttaacaatttcaaaatcaatgttcTTAACATCTGGTTCACGGTTAAAGCATTGAAACTCGGATTCGAAGAAACCTGTTTTATAAGTCTTCTTGCTCCAGTCCTTAAATTTAGGAAGTATATGAGCGAATGACACACTGTCAAATGTTTCTCCTAAAATTGTGGTTTCAGACGTTTTTTACTttcacatttaaaagaaaaccaaaacttacctttcttcaaaaattcaaacttgcCACAGCTTCGAATATCCCGAGATGCTTGATTCAAGGCCCATTTGGTTTTTTCCATTAATGCTTTCATGTCACTTTTGTATTGGTCAAGTATTTTCAAGGAAAGTTTTTGTGTTTCATAGGaatctaaaatttaatacaGATAATGGAAAAGGATAGTAAGAcgcatacatttattttcacaTTAATTTTGTACCTACCATTTTCATTGTTGGCCTTCCTTTCATTTTGATACTGTATTGTGTGGGCCGATATGACCATCACGTATGCATCAGTGAGAGACTTAAAAATGTACatgaaagatttaaaaagtttGGTATGTGTTGGTTCAAAATAGCAATCAGCTCCTTTTtcgatctgaaaaaaaaatttttattttaatatcgaattgatttcaaaagtgaaattctattatttaaagtcattttttagaaatagatttaaaaatgtagagTTTCACTACAATTTATCTAGATCCGTTAATCTCTAAAGTTGTACAAATAACTATATTTTTGCAGGTACTTACCGCCTGGCGATCCCTTCTCAATATGTAATCGTAAAATAAGTTTACATCGCCTGTTGCTGATACCAATCCTTTAGGTTTGATGAATTTTGTAACGAATgactttaaagtttgtctaaaCGTACTGAAGTAATCCAGCATGGCGTGTAAACTTGCTGCCTTTGAAACTCCCTTGGCTTTCGGATCCATTATCGTACCGTAATTATCAGCAACTGCTTCGCTGAGATTATCAAGTGCGTTGCGCAAGTCTTCGAAATATTCATGTGTCTCCACGGTATCAGTCAATTGTGTGCCCATTTCtgacatttgaatttttacGTCCTTAAGTGATTCAGAAATTTTCGCATTTTGCTCCAAGAAATCCTTCGAGGATAGAAGCTCTTCTGGTTCTTCTTGTTGACTTTGTCGTATCAAATTGGCTGCCAGTGAAATGGTCAACAATGAACCAACTAAAATTGGGGCCATAGGACCTGTTACAGCAACACCCGCTACTGAAGCCAATACTGGCAATCCACCaatgaaaatatcttttaatattTCTCCTGGGTCTGAAACAGTTTGCTTAACATTATTCGCTAATAGCAAACATACTGTAAGCAATACAGCAGAAAATTTAAACAGATGCATTTTCTTTAAACCTAATGTTCAAGAATTATTGTGGCACAAACTAATCTGCAAAGAGTTCAAAATTAAACTATGAGAAACTAATCAAAAACCATTctaatttatatgatttttcaaGTGCGAGACAATTTGTTTTGGCAGAAAAAACATACCCCAACTGTTCAAACaacaagattgtttttttttttttaaatttaattgcgacattgttaaaattgtgttacatattttttcaaatttacttaTAATAACcaaaatatgttattttaagACTCTTTCatgtaaagtaaaaaaatcttaaatttgaaCGATATGAAACTATTCAATAAATTGAACTATTAATGCTCGATTCAAGAAGTAATATGCAAACATAATGCAGAAATTGTTAAAGAGGCATGCTTTATCTAACGTTCCTTAACATAAAATTGGGTATGACAACTAAAAGCATTAAAAGTTTCCATATTAAGTTATTCATCTTTTcacatttttacaataatttaatttatttagtcttgtttttatgtatttttttattaattaattaatttaatatgtatatgtactgAAATTAAAGTGCCCCCTTAACATGCTCAAAATCTACTTACGCCCTTgtgatttaaaaacatttatttgactATAATGTAAGCCTCGTGACATTGAGTCAACATTAACAATGTACCTATGAATAACCTTTGTGAATAGAAGATTTAGAGgcatttctaccaacttttcaaataaaacttatatcaataaaacaatttttttttataataatttctttattgtGCATCTGGTATACATTTGTTGACAATATAATGTTCTAACACGATACGTTTCTTGGAACTGGTAGCTTGTTTTACCAGCTGATAAATTTGTACTCCTGAAACGTTGTTTCCGGAtaggaaaatatgtttaatattgTTTGTATACAATCTCCCTTTTCGTCACAAATGATACTCCTATGCTCTAAGGCGCATTTGTTCAGATTAAAGTGGATAAACTTAGAGGATATCTGAACACAACCTATATTAATAGCATATGGAGAAATGTAATCTTCATTTCGAAAGCCGTTAACCCCTCTTAGACTGAACTGGAAAACCTCACAATATcaccttttattttaaaggctCTTAAAAGGCTAAGGGATCGAGTTGGACTGTTTTCGATTTTgtgtcaattttaaacaattattaaccatttttaaatttggaggGGATGAATGCTCTGATTGAATGGAAGTTGAACTTTTAGTCATGAAACTTAATGTTCAGTTTTAATGTCTTCTAATAAAACTGTAAGGATATGGCTGAATGCAATCACTATGTTCATCGTTCCTGGAAGTGACACCAGACCGGCCGGTAGGCCGGTAGGGTAATTGAATAATGACTTAACATAAGCTAGGTAATTCGGGTGAATAAGAAGGAATgctgaaatttaaaaacgttaGCTCGCTTCATCAAAAAAGCTGAGTGGCACTGAATTCCGACGTTACCAAATTCAGCCAATTCCGAGTGGCTAAAAATCATTGGGgaagaaaagattttattatatacaaaaatcagAAAGAAGAAGACCATagtccgcaccaaacagtgactcctTTTGGGTGTAttggcttttcaatgtatgcgttcggattttctgtgccccaaatgtgacaatttttcttgtttaaatacccgccaagatcaaattgagttttcataatttttttttggcaaaatctgGATCTTCTCTAAGTCGATTGCAGGCAATATTTCATAGCGTTGTTCAAGAGTAAAAaaaaccatattcgttcagcggaaggataaaactaattatctgtcaaatcagacatgagctaagtgttaccattcacgaaataagcacttgTTAAAAAAACGTAAGGTGGCGGaccttttaaaagaaaactttttattcctcatttaatttttgcttactTCTCGAGTTATAACGCTTTTTCGATTTTAGATTCCTGCTTGGACatcttttaaaaccattttcattttcactcgTTAATAGACGAATGAACTTATTGAAAACTACAtcaccaaaatattttaagcaagTATGTCAAGGAAATATAATCATCTCTAGTTCTGGAATTCGTTATGGATATAAAACTTGCTATGAAACAGGTTCAATCGAATAAAGTGACATCTGTTATCTTTAGTTTTTTAGCTATAACTAACATATAGAAAGTAGTGCCATCTGCAATTCTGCATTCAAAAAGTTAGTTGTTTACTACGTAGTGACTACATTGATAAATGCGCTCAATGTTAACAACAGTTTTCAGCTTTTGTTAGCAGAACTAGTGtcgcaaaaaacaaaacaagtggaATCAATGTGAAGTTAGCTACTAAGTAATTGTTCCAATTTGATGAGCATCAGTAAATAGCAATCAATAAATTTACTATTTGTAAATCAAGTGACCTAGAGCTTTTCGACTCCTTTTTCCTGTTGAATCGGAACAGTCAAAAATTGGAACACAATCACTCAAACGAAATGgagttttgttgacattttgcaGTCATTATCATTATAAGCCTTAAAACGTATAAAAAAACTGATGCAAATGCCATTATTTGGTTGTATAGATACGTCAATTGATTGACTTATGGGTTGatggaaaaatttgtttgtgcttctttaaaaactattttgaccGAAATGCTACAATCGACAGTAGTAGCTACAGAACCATGAGTTCTGACTGAGTCGTTCATCGATTGACAACGTCCAAACCAGCAAGGGTAGTCATATGACAAAcaccatatttaaattataatggcAACGTTTATCTTTTCATTAAAGCAGTAAACTTCATGTCAATTtagaaaatcatctttattttattccaattaaaatgtatgtacctCTAAAAATTACACCCTTTATAAACCTAATAACATATCAAAGTTTCACTGCTGCATCGATTACTTTTTCAATTACATTGTAATCGACATATTGAGCCATGTTAGGTTGAATAAGTTTCAGTGCAAGGAATCCACCAGAACCCTTAACAGTGTGGTGATACATTCCGATTCCTGCAACAGGTGCTGGTGGGTAGGAACTTACGGATCTTATATCAAAGTTTGGAACAGTTGCTATACcgaattctttatttaaatcggtTGGCTGAAGACTGACATGGTAAGGTCTGTTGGCTATAGGAGGCTTGGAAACTAAATGTTTTGCATCAGCAAATTTAACAGGACTTTCACTTCCTGCTAGTGGAATTTCACTCctataaaatgaaacaaaattatattaatttctcAGAACCctctttgaaataaaagttggttTCTTACGATTTAGCACCTGGATACCATTGCTGTCCAATTCGTTCAGATGTTATGCCGTTAATATACAATCCAATAAGTCCCTCTTCttca
This window contains:
- the LOC129946889 gene encoding uncharacterized protein LOC129946889, with product MHLFKFSAVLLTVCLLLANNVKQTVSDPGEILKDIFIGGLPVLASVAGVAVTGPMAPILVGSLLTISLAANLIRQSQQEEPEELLSSKDFLEQNAKISESLKDVKIQMSEMGTQLTDTVETHEYFEDLRNALDNLSEAVADNYGTIMDPKAKGVSKAASLHAMLDYFSTFRQTLKSFVTKFIKPKGLVSATGDVNLFYDYILRRDRQAIEKGADCYFEPTHTKLFKSFMYIFKSLTDAYVMVISAHTIQYQNERKANNENDSYETQKLSLKILDQYKSDMKALMEKTKWALNQASRDIRSCGKFEFLKKGETFDSVSFAHILPKFKDWSKKTYKTGFFESEFQCFNREPDVKNIDFEIVNCTRAGLKVPGLVKAFVDPKNTDWPFMYLFNRPIYGDDQTLGRSVSTPGLVKREYFSNEDCVTEFCTAYRKNIAGVSTKVVSAEEGNVITGARFVVKENIIHIEIQEAPFVDELNVNTDYLYWTEQPKSDEVLYFDSKVKNFELGDVELPPNQYLKTIQFKLKNKEEGLIGLYINGITSERIGQQWYPGAKSSEIPLAGSESPDKFSEAETQVSKQPLANRPYHVRLQHTDMKKEFGISTVPFLDTRSVFTSPAAPVGGVGMYHHSVKGSGGYLALKLRAPNMAPFVDYNVIDNFINTFVKV